From Prionailurus viverrinus isolate Anna chromosome B2, UM_Priviv_1.0, whole genome shotgun sequence, the proteins below share one genomic window:
- the GUCA1ANB gene encoding putative uncharacterized protein GUCA1ANB isoform X1: protein MSQDSKKPSAPSQEPKTPSGKKLKFPRPPLSQSWKRDREQTLAAAYVPVVVDPKGQSLDKLRFKFYTSQYSNSLNPFYTWQKPTCGYLYQRDMDHTRKRFDVPPANLVLWRS, encoded by the coding sequence GACTCAAAGAAACCCTCAGCACCCAGCCAGGAGCCGAAGACACCATCGGGCAAAAAGCTGAAGTTTCCACGCCCTCCCCTGTCCCAGTCGTGGAAGCGGGACCGCGAGCAGACCCTGGCGGCGGCCTACGTGCCGGTGGTGGTAGACCCGAAGGGGCAGAGCCTGGACAAGCTTAGGTTCAAGTTCTACACCTCCCAGTACTCCAACTCCCTGAACCCCTTCTACACCTGGCAGAAGCCTACCTGTGGCTACCTGTACCAGAGGGACATGGACCACACCCGCAAACGCTTTGACGTGCCTCCTGCCAACCTGGTCTTGTGGCGCTCCTAG
- the GUCA1B gene encoding guanylyl cyclase-activating protein 2: MGQQFSWEEAEAAGEMDVAELQEWYKKFVVECPSGSLFMHEFKRFFKVTGNEEATQYVEGMFRAFDKNGDNTIDFLEYVAALNLVLRGTLEHKLKWTFKIYDKDRNGCIDRLELLDIVEAIYKLKKACRVEEEAEQQGQLLTPEEVVDRIFLLVDENGDGQLSLNEFIEGARRDKWVMKMLQMDMNPGGWISQQRRKSAMF; this comes from the exons ATGGGGCAGCAGTTCAGCTGGGAGGAGGCGGAGGCGGCGGGCGAGATGGACGTGGCCGAGCTCCAGGAGTGGTACAAGAAGTTCGTGGTGGAGTGCCCCAGCGGCTCTCTCTTCATGCACGAGTTTAAGCGCTTCTTCAAGGTCACAGGCAACGAGGAGGCCACCCAGTATGTAGAGGGCATGTTCCGAGCCTTCGACAAGAATGGG GACAACACCATCGACTTCTTGGAGTATGTGGCCGCCCTGAACCTCGTGCTGAGGGGCACCCTGGAACACAAGCTGAAGTGGACCTTCAAGATCTACGACAAGGACCGCAACGGCTGCATCGACCGCCTGGAGCTGCTCGACATTGTGGAG GCAATCTACAAGCTGAAGAAAGCCtgcagggtggaggaggaggccgAGCAGCAAGGACAGCTGCTCACACCCGAGGAGGTGGTGGACAGGATCTTCCTTCTGGTGGATGAGAACGGAGATG GCCAGCTGTCTCTGAATGAGTTCATTGAAGGTGCCCGTCGTGACAAGTGGGTGATGAAGATGCTCCAGATGGACATGAACCCTGGTGGCTGGATCTCTCAGCAGAGGCGGAAAAGCGCCATGTTCTGA
- the MRPS10 gene encoding 28S ribosomal protein S10, mitochondrial isoform X1, whose amino-acid sequence MAARAALGSMCRRLWQGSRSFSVNSSKTSTARNGGFLLSTSMKWVQFSNLHVDIPKDLTKPTITISDEPDTLYKRLSVLVKGHDKAVLDSYEYFAVLAAKELGISIKVHEPPRKIERFTLLKSVHIFKKHRVQYEMRTLYRCLELEHLTGSTADVYLEYIQRNLPEGVAMEVIKTKLERLPEHIKEPIWETVPEEKAESRS is encoded by the exons GGTTCAAGGAGTTTTTCTGTAAACAGTTCTAAGACCAGTACAGCCAGAAATGGTGGCTTTCTCCt CAGTACCAGTATGAAGTGGGTGCAGTTTTCAAACCTACACGTTGATATTCCCAAGGATTTGACCAAGCCCACG ATAACCATTTCTGATGAACCAGATACATTATATAAGCGCCTGTCAGTTTTAGTAAAAGGCCATGATAAAGCCGTACTGGACAGTTACGAATATTTTGCCGTGCTTGCTGCTAAAGAACTTGGTATCTCTATTAAAGT ACATGAGCCTCCAAGAAAAATAGAGCGATTTACTCTTCTCAAATCAGTGCATATTTTCAAGAAGCACAGAGTTCAGTATGAAATGAGAACACTTTACAGATGTTTAGAG TTAGAACATCTGACTGGAAGTACAGCGGATGTCTACTTGGAATATATTCAGCGAAACTTACCTGAAGGGGTTGCCATGGAAGTTATAAAG acaAAATTAGAACGGTTACCAGAACACATCAAGGAGCCAATCTGGGAAACAGTACCAGAGGAAAAAGCAGAAAGCAGGTCCTAA
- the GUCA1ANB gene encoding putative uncharacterized protein GUCA1ANB isoform X2: MSRDSKKPSAPSQEPKTPSGKKLKFPRPPLSQSWKRDREQTLAAAYVPVVVDPKGQSLDKLRFKFYTSQYSNSLNPFYTWQKPTCGYLYQRDMDHTRKRFDVPPANLVLWRS; this comes from the exons ATGTCAAGG GACTCAAAGAAACCCTCAGCACCCAGCCAGGAGCCGAAGACACCATCGGGCAAAAAGCTGAAGTTTCCACGCCCTCCCCTGTCCCAGTCGTGGAAGCGGGACCGCGAGCAGACCCTGGCGGCGGCCTACGTGCCGGTGGTGGTAGACCCGAAGGGGCAGAGCCTGGACAAGCTTAGGTTCAAGTTCTACACCTCCCAGTACTCCAACTCCCTGAACCCCTTCTACACCTGGCAGAAGCCTACCTGTGGCTACCTGTACCAGAGGGACATGGACCACACCCGCAAACGCTTTGACGTGCCTCCTGCCAACCTGGTCTTGTGGCGCTCCTAG
- the GUCA1A gene encoding guanylyl cyclase-activating protein 1, with protein MGNVMDGKSVEELSSTECHQWYKKFMTECPSGQLTLYEFRQFFGLKNLSPSTSQYVEQMFETFDFNKDGYIDFMEYVAALSLVLKGKVEQKLRWYFKLYDVDGNGCIDRDELLTIIRAIRAINPCSDTTMSAEEFTNTVFSKIDVNGDGELSLEEFIEGVQKDQMLLDTLTRSLDLTRIVRRLQNGEHEEEGEGAGGGETEAAG; from the exons ATGGGCAACGTGATGGATGGTAAGTCGGTGGAGGAGCTGAGCAGCACCGAGTGCCACCAGTGGTACAAGAAGTTCATGACCGAGTGCCCCTCCGGCCAGCTCACCCTCTACGAGTTCCGCCAGTTCTTTGGCCTCAAGAACCTGAGCCCGTCCACCAGCCAGTATGTGGAGCAGATGTTTGAGACCTTTGACTTCAACAAA gacGGCTACATCGACTTCATGGAGTACGTGGCGGCGCTCAGCCTGGTCCTCAAGGGGAAGGTGGAACAGAAGCTGCGCTGGTACTTCAAACTCTACGACGTGGATGGCAACGGATGCATCGACAGGGACGAGCTGCTCACCATCATCCGG gcCATCCGAGCCATTAACCCCTGCAGCGACACGACCATGAGTGCAGAAGAGTTCACCAATACAGTGTTCTCCAAGATTGATGTCAATGGGGATG ggGAACTGTCCCTGGAGGAGTTCATCGAGGGCGTCCAGAAGGACCAGATGCTCCTGGACACGCTGACACGGAGCCTGGACCTCACCCGCATCGTGCGCAGGCTCCAGAACGGCGAGCAcgaagaggagggggaaggggccgGCGGCGGGGAGACTGAGGCGGCAGGCTGA
- the MRPS10 gene encoding 28S ribosomal protein S10, mitochondrial isoform X2 encodes MAARAALGSMCRRLWQGSRSFSVNSSKTSTARNGGFLLTSMKWVQFSNLHVDIPKDLTKPTITISDEPDTLYKRLSVLVKGHDKAVLDSYEYFAVLAAKELGISIKVHEPPRKIERFTLLKSVHIFKKHRVQYEMRTLYRCLELEHLTGSTADVYLEYIQRNLPEGVAMEVIKTKLERLPEHIKEPIWETVPEEKAESRS; translated from the exons GGTTCAAGGAGTTTTTCTGTAAACAGTTCTAAGACCAGTACAGCCAGAAATGGTGGCTTTCTCCt TACCAGTATGAAGTGGGTGCAGTTTTCAAACCTACACGTTGATATTCCCAAGGATTTGACCAAGCCCACG ATAACCATTTCTGATGAACCAGATACATTATATAAGCGCCTGTCAGTTTTAGTAAAAGGCCATGATAAAGCCGTACTGGACAGTTACGAATATTTTGCCGTGCTTGCTGCTAAAGAACTTGGTATCTCTATTAAAGT ACATGAGCCTCCAAGAAAAATAGAGCGATTTACTCTTCTCAAATCAGTGCATATTTTCAAGAAGCACAGAGTTCAGTATGAAATGAGAACACTTTACAGATGTTTAGAG TTAGAACATCTGACTGGAAGTACAGCGGATGTCTACTTGGAATATATTCAGCGAAACTTACCTGAAGGGGTTGCCATGGAAGTTATAAAG acaAAATTAGAACGGTTACCAGAACACATCAAGGAGCCAATCTGGGAAACAGTACCAGAGGAAAAAGCAGAAAGCAGGTCCTAA